The Toxorhynchites rutilus septentrionalis strain SRP chromosome 3, ASM2978413v1, whole genome shotgun sequence genome includes a region encoding these proteins:
- the LOC129774091 gene encoding zinc finger protein 37-like produces MDQDIQVFDGLSYVPLENSSKYFDQLTDSCEYYDIGGRTYTKLMTGSSMQISNIFETHGKTVNGGMEQHMGTDSVYISPVNTVPQQNLVIPYQQTEGEIGDKQPLQNTFVGNAQSNTMLYAQYLSPDDVSLQYSCLQPGLLTSSSESQYHYGELLSSNSPHNSGYTSMGSILSHENKLEPITTYQQAVANIDAEQPSQNTIVHDYSIQQTMNTDMNNAYGQSLWYTGQGQPIYLVPSTSSSPQSHYEEPLSSNNSPHYDYQQPSTSRMNEVSPGEHSNNNVEAMQPISMNPIPASDSAPESKQSPKSTSVLRGKPQRSVRRNVVKYSDFQCNICGEYCKSKSGLTQHTKIHAGYEHRCSRCGKHFETQEILDEHIAKHVQTDKPWKCVICPRAYMNKSDLKRHVQDHNPASKPHGCPKCAKRFSRADQRDLHLASHERKEAKLGRKSG; encoded by the coding sequence ATGGATCAAGATATTCAGGTGTTCGACGGTTTGTCCTATGTACCTCTGGAGAATTCATCGAAATACTTTGACCAGCTAACGGATAGTTGTGAATACTATGACATTGGTGGAAGAACGTACACGAAATTGATGACGGGTTCATCTATGCAAATAAGTAACATCTTCGAAACTCACGGGAAAACAGTGAATGGTGGCATGGAGCAACATATGGGAACCGATTCAGTTTACATATCACCTGTGAATACTGTGCCACAACAAAACCTGGTCATCCCGTATCAACAAACCGAGGGGGAGATCGGCGATAAACAACCATTGCAAAACACTTTCGTAGGAAATGCCCAATCAAATACTATGCTGTACGCGCAGTATCTATCGCCCGACGATGTATCACTACAATATAGTTGTCTGCAACCGGGTCTATTAACGTCTAGCTCCGAATCACAATACCACTATGGAGAGCTACTGTCATCGAACAGTCCACACAATTCGGGCTATACATCGATGGGAAGTATCCTTTCGCATGAGAATAAGCTAGAACCAATAACTACGTATCAACAGGCCGTGGCGAATATTGATGCAGAACAACCGTCACAAAATACAATAGTTCATGATTATAGTATACAACAGACCATGAATACAGACATGAACAACGCATACGGTCAAAGTTTATGGTATACAGGACAGGGCCAACCAATTTATCTGGTGCCATCAACATCTAGCTCACCACAATCCCACTATGAAGAGCCGTTGTCGTCAAACAATTCACCACATTACGATTATCAGCAGCCATCAACTTCACGGATGAACGAGGTATCTCCAGGTGAACACAGCAATAATAATGTAGAAGCAATGCAACCTATTTCAATGAACCCCATTCCGGCTTCCGATTCAGCTCCAGAATCAAAACAATCCCCCAAATCGACTTCAGTTCTCAGGGGGAAACCCCAAAGGTCGGTAAGGCGCAATGTGGTCAAATACAGCGATTTCCAGTGCAACATATGCGGTGAATACTGCAAAAGCAAGAGTGGGCTGACGCAACATACAAAAATCCATGCAGGCTACGAACATCGATGTTCTCGATGTGGCAAACACTTCGAAACACAAGAAATACTTGACGAGCATATTGCAAAACATGTTCAGACCGACAAGCCGTGGAAGTGCGTAATATGTCCAAGAGCGTACATGAACAAGAGTGATCTCAAACGCCACGTGCAAGACCACAATCCGGCTAGCAAACCACACGGGTGCCCCAAATGTGCGAAAAGATTCAGTCGTGCCGACCAAAGGGATCTACACTTGGCATCACACGAACGCAAGGAGGCGAAACTCGGCCGAAAATCAGGTTAA
- the LOC129774092 gene encoding zinc finger protein 236-like has protein sequence MDQDIQVFDGLSYVPLENSSKYFDQLTDSCKSYDIGGRTYTKLMTGSSMQISNIFETHGKTVNGGMEQHMGTDSVYISPVNTVPQQNLVFPYQQTEGEIGDKQPLQNTFVGNAQSNTMLYAQYLSPDDVSLQYSCLQPGLLTSSSESQYHYGELLSSNSPHNSGYTSMGSILSHENKLEPITTYQQAVANIDAEQPSQNTIVHDYSIQQTMNTDMNNAYGQSLWYTGKGQPIYLVPSTSSSPQSHYEEPLSSNNSPHYDYQQPSTSRMNEVSPGEHSNNNVEAMQPTSMNPIPASDSAPESKQSPKSTSVLRGKPQRSVRRNVVKYSDFQCNICGEYCKSKCGLTQHTKIHAGYEHRCSRCGKHFETQELLDEHIAKHVQTDKPWKCVICPRAYMNKSDLKRHVQDHNPASKPHGCPKCAKRFSRADQRDLHLASHERKEAKLGRKSG, from the coding sequence ATGGATCAAGATATTCAGGTATTCGACGGTTTGTCCTATGTACCTCTGGAGAATTCATCGAAATACTTTGACCAGCTAACGGATAGTTGTAAATCCTATGACATTGGTGGAAGAACGTACACGAAATTGATGACGGGTTCATCTATGCAAATAAGTAACATCTTCGAAACTCACGGGAAAACAGTGAATGGTGGCATGGAGCAACATATGGGAACCGATTCAGTTTACATATCACCTGTGAATACTGTGCCACAACAAAACCTGGTCTTCCCGTATCAACAAACCGAGGGGGAGATCGGCGATAAACAACCATTGCAAAACACTTTCGTAGGAAATGCCCAATCAAATACTATGCTGTACGCGCAGTATCTATCGCCCGACGATGTATCACTACAATATAGTTGTCTGCAACCGGGTCTATTAACGTCTAGCTCCGAATCACAATACCACTATGGAGAGCTACTGTCATCGAACAGTCCACACAATTCGGGCTATACATCGATGGGAAGTATCCTGTCGCATGAGAATAAGCTAGAACCAATAACTACGTATCAACAGGCCGTGGCGAATATTGATGCAGAACAACCGTCACAAAATACAATAGTTCATGATTATAGTATACAACAGACCATGAATACAGACATGAACAACGCATACGGTCAAAGTTTATGGTATACAGGAAAGGGCCAACCAATTTATCTGGTGCCATCAACATCTAGCTCACCACAATCCCACTATGAAGAGCCGTTGTCGTCAAACAATTCACCACATTACGATTATCAGCAGCCATCAACTTCACGGATGAACGAGGTATCTCCAGGTGAACACAGCAATAATAATGTAGAAGCAATGCAACCTACTTCAATGAACCCCATTCCGGCTTCCGATTCAGCTCCAGAATCAAAACAATCCCCCAAATCGACTTCAGTTCTCAGGGGGAAACCCCAAAGGTCGGTAAGGCGCAATGTGGTCAAATACAGCGATTTCCAGTGCAACATATGCGGTGAATACTGCAAAAGCAAGTGTGGGCTGACGCAACATACAAAAATCCATGCAGGCTACGAACATCGATGTTCTCGATGTGGCAAACACTTCGAAACACAAGAATTACTTGACGAGCATATTGCAAAACATGTTCAGACCGACAAGCCGTGGAAGTGCGTAATATGTCCAAGAGCGTACATGAACAAAAGTGATCTCAAACGCCACGTGCAAGACCACAATCCGGCTAGCAAACCACACGGGTGCCCCAAATGTGCGAAAAGATTCAGTCGTGCCGACCAAAGGGATCTACACTTGGCATCACACGAACGCAAGGAGGCGAAACTCGGCCGAAAATCAGGTTAA
- the LOC129774093 gene encoding ataxin-8-like — QQQQQQQQQQQQQQQQQQQQQQQQQQQQQQQQQQQQQQQQQQQQQQQQQQQQQQQQQQQQQQQQQQQQQQQQQQQQQQQQQQQQQQQQQQQQQQQQQQQQQQQQQQQKQKQQQQQQQEQSQ; from the coding sequence caacaacaacaacaacaacaacaacaacaacaacaacaacaacaacaacaacaacaacaacaacaacaacaacaacaacaacaacaacaacaacaacaacaacaacaacaacaacaacaacaacaacaacaacaacaacaacaacaacaacaacaacaacaacaacaacaacaacaacaacaacaacaacaacaacaacaacaacaacaacaacaacaacaacaacaacaacaacaacaacaacaacaacaacaacaacaacaacaacaacaacaacaacaacaacaacaacaacaacaacaacaacaacaacaacaacaaaaacaaaaacaacaacaacaacaacaacaagagcAATCACAATAA